From the genome of Rubripirellula reticaptiva:
CAAACCGACGAACTGGGTTGGATTCCTGAAGGTTGGGAAGCGACGCCGATTTCAAAACTCCTCAACACGATTTCGGAAACCTTTCCGCTGAAGTCTGTTGATGAAGTCGTCTTTCTCAACACTGGTGACATCCTCAACGGACGGTTTCTTCACGATGACCTTTCGTTAACGACTGGCCTTCCCGGACAAGCAAAGAAGTCGATCAGGAAGGGCGACATTCTTTACAGCGAGATCCGACCCAAAAACAGACGATTCGCATATGTATACTTCGATAGCCCGAATCACGTCGTCTCTACAAAGCTGATGGTTCTTCGGGCAATCGGCAATGTCAATTCGCTGTTCGCGTATTTGATTTTGAAGCAAGAACCAATCATTGAGCATTTACAGATGTTGGCCGAATCAAGATCCGGTACGTTTCCGCAAATCACATTTGACGTTCTGTCGAAGGTTCAGACAGCACTTCCAAAGGATCCAAAGATTGTTGAAGTGTTTACCGAAACGATCCTTGAACCAACGTATCAGAAGCAACTTCGAAACGACGCGTCATCGGACGAACTCACCAAGCTCCGCGATACCCTTCTTCCGAAACTTATCTCAGGCGAACTCCGAATCCCTGAAGCTGAAAAACTGGCGGAGGGAGCCTTGGCATGAAGTTCACCGAAGCGCAACTTGAAGCGGCTATTGTCGAGCTTCTTGGCGAGGTCGGCTATCCGCATGTGATTGGCGTGGCTATCAGCCGTCCGCCTGACGAAGTTCTGATTAAGGATGACTTGCGAGCGTTTTTGGCAGCGCGCTACGCATCGGACAACATAACACCAGGTGAAATTGAATCGATCATCCAGAAACTCACCTCGTACGCAGCTGCCGATCTGTACGAAAGCAACAAAGCGATCATGAAAATGGTCGCCGATGGCTTCTTGCTAAAGCGTGAAGACCGAAAGCAAAAAGATTTGTATGTGCAATTGATCGACTACGGTCGTTTGTCCGTAGGTGCCGAAAACGACCAGAACATCTTTAAGCTCGTCAATCAGCTAGAGATTTTTGGCAGCGAAAAACGCATCCCCGACGGCATTTTGTACATTAATGGCCTGCCGCTAGTGGTGTTTGAATTTAAGAGTGCTATCTCTGAAAACGCGACCATTCATGACGCGTTTAAGCAACTCACAGTGCGTTACCATCGCGACATTCCAGAGCTATTTAAATACAACGCTTTCTGCGTGATAAGCGACGGAGTCAACAACAAAGCTGGTTCGTTCTTCGCTCCGTACGAGTTCTTTTACTCGTGGCGAAAGACTGATGGCGGCGACCTTGTCGAAGTCGATGGCATTAATTCGCTACACAGCATGATTCAGGGCATGTTCCACACGAATCGCTTGCTGGATGTGATTCGTAACTTCATCTACCTACCAGACACTTCCCGTCGTGAGGAAAAAATTCTCTGCCGCTATCCGCAGTACTATGCCGCGAACAAGCTGTTTCAAAACATCTTGCAGCACATGCGGACAGAAGCGAACGGTGAACGTGGAGACGGAAAAGGCGGTACGTACTTTGGAGCGACTGGTTGTGGCAAAAGTTACACGATGCTGTTTCTAACACGCTTGCTGATGAAAAGTGTTGCTTTATCCAGCCCAACTATCGTTGTCATTACCGACCGCACCGATTTGGACGATCAGCTGTCGGCTCAGTTTACAAACGCAAAGTCATTTATTGGCGATCAGCTTGTAGTTAGCGTTGAAAGCCGGTCAGATTTGCGAGATCACTTAAAAGGGCGTAGCAGTGGCGGAGTATTTCTGACCACCATTCACAAATTCACCGAAGACGTAGAACTACTTACAGATCGCAGCAATGTGATTTGCATTTCAGACGAAGCGCATCGCAGCCAGGTGAATCTGGATCAGAAAGTCACCACTACCGATGAAGGCGTGAAACGTACATACGGCTTTGCCAAGTATCTGCACGATTCGCTGCCGAACGCGACGTATGTAGGCTTCACCGGTACGCCCATCGACGCGACGTTGGATGTGTTCGGACCAGTGATTGATTCGTACACGATGACTGAATCTGTTATCGACGAAATCACCGTGCCCATTGTTTACGAAGGTCGAGCCGCCAGAGTGTTGCTGGATAATAGCAAGCTAAAGGAGATTGAAGAGTATTACGCTCAATGTGCCGACGACGGAGCAACCACCTACGCGATTGATGCCAGTAAGAAGGCCAACTTGCAGATGAATTCTATTTTAGGCGATCCCGATCGCTTGAAATCGCTGGCTGCTGACTTTGTGGAACACTATGAAGCTCGCATCGAGGAACGTGCAACCGTTGCGGGTAAGGCAATGTTTGTTAGCAGCAATCGCCAAATTGCCTACGAGTTCTACAAAGAAGTGATCGCTTTGCGGCCAGAGTGGGCAAAAGTGAAGGTATGTGCCGACGGTGTGGAGCTGAGCGAGAAAGAGAAAAAAGAAGTTCTGCCGATGCCGCAAATTCACTTGGTGATGACTCGCGGCAAGGACGACGAAAAGGCTCTGTACGAGATGCTGGGCACTAAGGAGTATCGCAAGAAGCTCGACGGCGAGTTTAAGAATCGCAAGTCGAACTTCAAGATTGCCATCGTTGTGGACATGTGGCTGACTGGCTTTGATGTGCCCGAACTAGACACCCTCTACATCGACAAGCCTGTTAAACGCCACAACTTAATACAAACGATTTCTAGAGTGAATCGCACCTTTGAGAAGAAAGAAAAAGGCCTGGTTGTCGACTACATCGGCATTAAAAAGCAGATGAATCTGGCCTTGGCTCATTACAGCAAAGGCGACCAGGATAACTTTGAAGACGTGGCGGCCTCGGTGGTCGTGGTGAAGGATCACCTCGATTTGTTAAAGGCGGTCTTTCATAAGTTCAATTCAAAGCCGTACTTTAGCGGCCAGCCGATGGAGCAACTTCACTGCCTGAACATGGCAGCGGAATTCGTGCAGGTGACGGAAGCCCTGGAACAACGCTTCATGAACCTGACCAAACGCATGAAAGCGGCCTACGATATTTGTGTCGGCAGCGACGGCTTTACTCAAAGCGAACGCGACCATGTGCATTTCTACTTTGCCATCCGCAGTATCGTGTTCAAACTGACCAAAGGCGATGCTCCTGATACGGCTCAGATGAACGCCAAAGTCCAACAGATGCTGGCAGATGCTTTGGCAAGTGACGGCGTAGAAGAAGTTTTCAAGATGGGTCAGGGCGATACTTCTGAGGTTGATTTGTTCGATCCCGATTACCTGGCAAAGATCGACAAGATTAAACTTCCCAACACGAAGATTAAATTGCTTCAGCAGTTGCTGACCAAAGCAATTGATTCGTTTAAGAAAGTAAACAAGATACAGGGAGTGGAATTTTCCAAACAGTTTGCGGCTCTAGTGGAAAAGTACAACGACCGCAGCGAACACGATGTGCTTCAAAGCACTGTGCTGGAAGACTTCACCGACGAGATCATCGACCTGTACCATGCGATGCGAAAAGAGCGAGATTCGTTTGAAGAACTCGGTATCGACTTCGAAGAAAAAGCCTTCTACGACATCCTGAAAGCTCTGACCGTCAAGTACGACTTTGAATACCCAGAGGATAAGCTGCTGGCTCTAGCAACGAAAGTGAAAGTCATCGTTGACGACAAGGCCAGGTACACCGACTGGAGCCAACGCGACGACATCAAGGCTGAACTGAAGGTCGACCTGATAATCCTGCTAGCGGAGAACGGTTACCCGCCGATTGACCGTGATGAGGTCTACAAGGAGATTTTCGAGCAGGCCGAAAATTTCAAGAAGTATCAGGGCTGACTACGAGACGTTTGTGCAAAGCCGCTCAGGAACGGCATATTGGCTCTTTGAAAATACCGGTCTCACACTTCAGGTTGGGCTAAGGTAGATGATTTTGCAGGTTATCTAATTGCCAACTAACTATCTGCATCGTCGGGGAAGAGTCTCAAAAAGAATTCGTCAAAGAACACTTTGACTGACTGGCGTTTCCCAGCCTCCCGTGCGGCATAAAAGAGAAACACTTCCTTTGATATGCCAGTGCTGTGCAGTGCCTTCGAATGCAGCGCTTTTAATACACGTTTTCCGCTAAACTGTTCACGGCGTCGATTCTCTATTTTTATTGCATGGACATTCTGCTGAGCTTCTTCTATCCACGATTTGACCTGTTCTGGTGTTACTTTCGCTACAAGTTGTTGGCAAAACTCTTGGATTTGAGTGACAAGTTCAGTTGCAGGTCTTTGTGGCTGGAATTTGCGATAACCTACCTGCTGAATTACCGTCCGTTCAATTTCTTCTTCAAACTGGTCGTCTAGGATTTTGTCAATCACGGCTTCGACCTGAGCAATTGTTGAAAGATCTGTCTTGTGGCGCACACTCTCGATTGCGGTATATATTACGTGGGGATCGACTAAAAAATTTTCAATCATCGAGACCGGAAGGGAGTAGCAATTTGCTTTAGTCGTACCGCTTCCAGTATCACGGTCGACAAGTGCCATGACAGGAATAGCCACTGAAAATTCACCTAACATTGTCTCGATTCGCTGTCGCAGCTCCATGACTTGTCCCTTGCTACCGCCTGGAACGACTGTCACTCTATCAAAACGCGAATCGAGATTCCGATAAAGCTGTTTATCGGAGACGACTTTTGTGTCACCGTCCAGGCCGACGCCCTCCACGACAACGACGGGTTGCATGGACGTAAGGTTTACGGGGGAACCAAACAGGTCTCGAATCGTCTGTAGACGCTCCTCGTCGGTTGCAAGCTGTGTAAGCTGATTTTCCGTCTCCGATGTATGCTCCGCTGGCCGGAGCAGATATAGCTCTTCAAAAGTCGCGTTCTCTATAATTGCCGTTGATTGAGTGGTCAGGATTACTTGCGAGTCGCTCAGCAGTGAAAGAGTGCGAAGGTAGTCTAATACCTTAACCTGCAGGGCGGGGTGGAGATGGAGTTCTGGCTCGTCAATCAAGATACACCAAGGATTTCTAGAAACAGCTGCTGCAGTGGCGGTTTCACCACGAGCGTATTGTTCTAGAAGAGCCTTTATTTGGTGCTCGATTAGTGGATAAAACAGTTGGACAACGCTCTTTTCGCCTGAACTGAGTTCGTCCAAGTCGACCAGTGTATCGAGTCCGTGAGCTAAAAAGTTGCAACGGATATTTGTCTTGATCTTTGAGTCCACTCCCTGGAATTTCAGATGGGGGAGCAGAAACTTTAGGAGGTCGTGAAATGGTTTCCAAGGGTCCTGTAGACCAGGAGGAATCTCACCTTTAAGGTCGTATAACTCCTTGAGTGCATCAGCCCGTTCCACTTCAATTTTACAAAGTCCATATTTCACAAAGCTTGTTGATTCGTCTTGGTCCCATGGCGTACGCGCGGTAGCCTGAATCGTTATGCCTTCATACTGAACTAGGTTATCTAGCGAGAATAGTTCTTCCATTGAGGACACTTCGTTGCTCGGATACATATATCGCATCTGAACATTCTGTCGTCTTGATACGCGATGAGGACCAACATATAGAGGTTTCGGGTTTGCTTGTTTTCGAATGGCATCGAGAAGTGTGGATTTTCCAGCACCGTTAGGTCCAGCAACAACCATCAAAGATGGCACGGAATCACAAAAGGCTAGTCGAACGCCACGCTGCCGCTCTACTCTAAAGTTTTCAATTCTTTTTGCCATGAATTACCTTTTCACTTCGTTAGATGGCGGCCAGAAAGTCTGGTCATTGCTCCGTTGTTTACCCCAGTTCCTTGACATTTCAAAGGACTAAAACGAAATCCGTTCCACGAGGTTTCTGGTCGCCTTGCGGTTTGTGCGGTCGTAGAGCTTTGTGGTGCGTGCATCTGCGTGCCCTGCAAGCTCCTGCACATCTTCAACGGGCACCCCTTGAGCAATCAAGTCGGTGATGGTGGCAACTCTAAATGAGTGAGCAGAAAGCTCGGTTCGGATACCAGTCTGGCGAAGCTTGCGTTTTACCATGCGGCCAACGTCGTTCGCTTCCATGGCCGTAGCCTGCAAGCGTTCTTCTCGCCTAACAAGGGGCCTAAAGAGCGGTGCGTCCCTGTGGGCGGTTTTCAGGCTCGCTCGCTCAATGTACTCGTTTATCCAGGCCTCTAGGTCGTGCCTGACTTCAACGCCTTGGTGATTGCCGCCCTTTTCGTGAAAGCGAAGCGACATTTTGCCAGGCTGCCCCTGAAAGTCGCCCCGACGGAGGTTTGCCACTGCACCAACGCGGCAAGCGGTGTAAACAAGAATTCCAATCGCTGCACGGTCTCGCACCTGGCTCAGTTTGGTGCCGGTAAGTGTGGCGAGCAATTGCCGAACTTCATTCTTGGCAATCTCTGGTGTAACGCCTTGCTTTATTCTGTGCTTTTCTGTTTTCGCTGATGCTGCCGGGTTAATCAAACAAACGTGCCGTTCAACGAGCAGGTCAAAAAACCGCTTGATGGCAGAACGATGCTGCTTTTTCGTGCTCGGTGCCCCGGCGTGCTGACGTAGATACACGCCAACGTCGCCAGGTCGAATCTGAGCAAGCTCAAGACCCTGAAGGTCTGCCCACTCAAGAAATTGGCCAACCGCGTGGCCGTAGGCTCGCTGGGTGTGGTTGTTGGCAAGCTCGCCGTAGAAAAAATCCCGAAAAGCGGTCGCTGCCGGACGGCCCGCAGCTGCAATCAAGCTTGGCAGCTCCGTTGCCTGGAGTTCTCTCGAGCCTAAAACCGTCAATTCCATTGCCATCGCGTACCGTCCTGTTTTAATGCCTGATAACTCCCTTTATCATGCACTAACCGGGGGGATCTGAAAAGACGGGAAACAGCACGCGTGGGAAATGGACGCCCCCTCGAAAGTACGCTACAGAAAACATAGAGCGACGAGAGCGAACGCGATGGGTGTTTTGCCGCTCTAGTTATTTCAACATTCAAACGTCAGCTAACGACGAAGGGGAAAGATGCGGAACGGTGACAAGCTCAGCGAACGAGCGATCAACGCAATCGAACTTGTGGTTTCAGGCAACCCAACTGCGACGGGCGACGTTCTTGCCCCGTATCGGTCTGGCCCGAAGCTGATTGACTTCTTCGTCGATTTTGGATGCAACGATTCCTACGGAGCAGGCTTCCCGTCGCGACACGTCTACGCCAAGGATTCGCTTCGGTCTCTCGACAAAGACACGCAGTGGAAGGCGGTCGAGGCGGCGGTGGACCCTGCCCATTTTCTTGAATTCGACGGTGGCGTTGAGCCAGCGGTGGAGTACATCAACAAGTACCTGGCATTTGACGGCCTGCGGCTGGTTTTGTCTCGCAATCGTTACCGGATGGCTCGTGCTGATGATTCCCTTGTTGAAGTTGAAGATATCACCCTTGCCGTCGACCCTCTGGCTCAAGAGTTTGTCGAAGAGCAACTTTACAAATGCCGAGTCAAGATCCGCGACGAGGATTACGACGGTGCCATCACCAACGCAAGATCCTTGCTGGAGGCGGTATTGTCTGAGATCCAGGTTCGGCTAATCGCCGAACCTCAGAAAGCAGATGGTGACCTCGGAAAGCTGTTCAAGCGAGTTCAAAAAGCGTTGAACCTTGAACCGAGCCGTCCAGACGTTGCCGATTCACTGAGGCAAGTTCTCTCTGGTCTGTCCAGCATCGTTAACGGTATTGCACCAATCAGGAACCGGATGAGCGACGCTCACGCACGCTCGTTTAAGCCAACTCGCCATCATGCAAAACTAGCGGTGAACGCGTCCCACACTGCCGTCGATTTCCTCGTGGAAACGTACAGCTACCAGGTGACAAACGGAGCCGTTCATCCTCTGAGCTAGCTCAATTGCAGTCAGGTCGTTTTCCGTTTCCCTTCATCCCGATGGCCTTCGCAGAAACCAGGCCGTCGGGATGAAGGGGAGCGGAAATAAGACGGCCACACCTTCGTTTTTCTATTTTAGCTGATTCCTCGCTTGGCCTTCCCGGCGGCTGGATGCCGCGAAAAAAGACGCTCGCCGCTAGGCGTTCATTCAATCCGACGCTGAAGCGAATGCTCGTGACCATCGACATCTAGCTCGTAGCCCCATTTCCGGCACCCATCCTTTGCCCCCATACGGATTGCGAAGCGAGGTCGCTTTTTAAATAACCGAAATTTCAGGCAACGCCCTGCCTATCTCCGTTTTGCGGCTGTCGATTAAACTGATCCGACACTCCTGCTCGAAATCCTTGGAAAGCCTGCTCACGCGACAATTTTGCAGTGCCCAGCAACGACCAAATCACTCGTTTAAACTTGAAAAGCAAGAAGTAGCAGTGAGACAACGACAGGGATAATCAGTGACTGATCCGTACAAAAAATTGCAGCAAGACGAGCACAAGAGTGTCCCTGAGGCAGATACTCCGGACCTTGCGCCACCGCTTGATAATGTTACTCGCCCTGCTGAAACTCCGACGTTACCAGATGACGGAGGAATCGGATGGTCGATCGGAGGTGCAAGGCAACACAGGCTTTCGATCACATTCCGATTGCGTTTTCATTTGGACAAAGACTCTGCGACGATTCCAAGCTTCAGTGCGTCGGATAATCAAAATGATGCCTTGTACCCGACAGTTTCAAATATCTTGGGAACTGCCGTAGATAGGCTGGTCTCACGATTAGTTGCTGATGAGCTGGATTTTCTTCGAGCGAGCGAGTTCGATATTTTGGTGGCCGCTGGCACCATCGTCAAAGACCTAGAGACTGCTTTACCGAGATGCCTTAGGTTGCTCGTTAGTCACAGAGAGTGCCGTGGACTGATAGTTGGATCAAGTCAGCAAGGACTGTACACAGATCATGAAACTGGTGACGAGGAACACCAGGAGAAGGCAGGGGGCGGCGGGCATTTGCTTAGCGATAACGGTCATGGCATCCTTCAACGTAAGTTGCCAAAAGAACCGCCAAAAGGACAAGTGGGTGAGCGTCGCTTAGATAAAATTAGGGAAGTGAAGCGGAGCTTTGCTGAGCTTTCATTCTCCGAACGCGATGATGTGGAGCAGGAGGCTGTTATAAACCTCGCTGCTGAGTCGCTATCTTTGATTCCGGTTGATCGCATTCCCCAAATTTTTGAACGAGTCGACTTACCTGAACCAAAGCGGAGGGTGATTCATGATGCTACCGCTCAAGGTGAAACTCCCCCCGTTCCGTTGGAACGGATGACTGGAAAGGAGTTAGTTGATGCACTCCTTTCCGAGCCGTTTGGCATGACCTTGCGAGATATTGGTAGCGAGATTGGCAAGCACCATTCAATCCCTGGAGACATTTCTAGCGGGAAGACTAAACAGCCCAGGGAACCTGTAATGCAGGCCCTTCGGGAACTTTTTCGGCGAAAATCGTAGAAAAGCCCTTGTCGGATTTAATCCGACACCCTATGCTTCAGTGGTGCAAGGGCGAATCGCTCGCTCTTGTCCACGAAACTGAGCAGCTTTCCACTGGCAGGAGCCACGGAAAGGGAGGGGTCTCACTCCCTCCAGCTCTGGGCCGATAGTTGAGTCAAGCCCTCGTGATTTCCAAGTCGCAGCAAAAGCTGCGCTGGGAGTCACGAGGGTTTTTTCGTGTCAACACCGAAGTGGAGCCGACCTCGAAATTCCGATTCTGGGTGCAATTCAAAACAATCAACCGAATCGCAATGAGATCGCGGCTTCTTCCGAAGTGAACCTTTCAGTATACGAATTCCGTTCCTCTAACACCGACTCACATTCTGGGCGACAGCGTTGTCGCCATAACTTTCGTTCCTATGGAGAAGAGAAATGTCCAAGAGTGAATCAGAAAAAGCAGCTGAGAAAGCTGAGCAAGATCGCCAGTACGCGATGCAGCAAACTGCGAGGGAGCAGAAGACGCCACCACCGCCTCCACCACCGCAGCAATCCTAGCAACCGGCCTCATAGCTGGTGCGGAAAGGCAGGCCGTTTAGGGCCGCCAAATTATCGGGCAGGGTGCTCACTGAGCACCCTGCCCATGGAGACAACAAACAGAAAACGAGATCGTTCGCTGAGTAATAAGCTTCTTCATCTTCACATCCAGTCTTTTCAAGGCCCAAACGCATGTCCGTTTCAATTGACCGCAAATCCATTCGCAATGTCGAGCTGACCATTCAAATGCGAAAAGTCGACGAACTGCTACGCGAAGTTTTTACAGACCATGAGCAGCTTCCCGCAAAGCTTTGGTTTCGAAAGCAACTTGGCAAATACCCACCTGAAGAGGTGAACCAATTGCTCACTGAAATCAGTGACATGGAAAAGCCCACGTACACCGAACTATGGATCGCTGCTCTTACGATGCTGCCGGGATTTTTGCCCGTTCCAGTGTGCACAAGTGAACCCTCGGCAAGTGGGTGCTCGATGTCTATCGAGTCAATGTCAGTGAGTGAACTTCAGGAACTCCATCGAGAGTGTGAAGAGTCAATCGAAGCAATCAGCAGCGAAGTGATCGACCTGCAATCCGATCGCGACGACTTGCAGTTAGAAATCGATGAACTCAACGAAACGCTGGAGCCGCTTGAAGATTCACTTGACGAGCAGCAGGAGCTTTTCGACTCGATTGAATGCGAACTCGAGGGCCGAGGCGATCAGGTTCTGTAGTGAAAGCAACAACTAGAGCGTAAGGGCAGCGTGCCGATTTCGGCACGCTGCCCAGAACGAAAATTTTTCATGAAACCGAAAGATACTAATGCAAGTTTCTAGAAACAAAAGCCTGGGTAAAACCCGTTGTGGCGACGAAGTCACGGCGACTATCCAGGTGTCGGGTGTAGTCGAAAGCAGCACATCCAAGAATGGCACTCAGGTAGTGCGACTGACCTCGCTTCAAATGAGCAACCCCTATTCGTTGACGAGTGATGGACGTGACGTTGTGGTCCCTGGGAAAATCACTCTGGAAAGTCAAGGCGATGACTTCGTTTTAGAACTCTGCGGAGGGAAAAATCAACGAGTCGTCTGCAATGGACTATCGGACAGCGAACGGAAGTCGATCGCTGCCGCCCCAACCGAGTTGCTTGCATCAACACTCGCCACGAAATCAGATGCTCAACGAGCGACATTGGCAAGCTCGCTTCTGTCGTCGTTGACTGTCGAAGAGCGGAAGAAGCTGTTATCGGAGCTTCGACCATGAAGAAGTTTTTAAGTTCGATGGTTTCTATTTCACGTTTACCTTTTGATTGTTGGCTTCGCTGCGACTTCGTTTGAAGTGGCAGGGGAATCGAAATCAACGAGCAGGCTGCAACCCCAACGTTTATGCAGCTGCTCCGAAAAAGGAAAAGCATATGTCATTACTTCAAAGTAACGGACAAACAGCAAAACGTAAGAATGCACCGGACGAGACGGTATGTGTTGAAGAGGGAGAAGATGTTCTAGTTGATCTTTGGGTCTCCGAGAAAGGTCTCTCTTGGTCTCTGTCGAGACTAAATAGCAAAGACCCACATGGTCGCGGCTATCGAACTTTGCGACCTATTGACGTGCGTGCAGCAGTCTCTGGACTAGAGCTACTTAGCCGCGTCTTTAGTAATACCGAAAAAGTGGACGCCGACATCCGCACTTATTGCGAACGCTTGAGTGGCGAGTTGGCAACCGTTCTTTCTCGAATGGGGCGTATGGAAGTTGGTAAGGGTTCGGTGAAAACCAGCTTATTAGCAACCGCCTAGGAACTTCGAACTTGGCTATCGCCGACCCGAAAGGGTTGGCGGTAGCCTCTTTAATTCAAATTATCAACAGTTGATTCGCAAGTATTTTCCAAAGAGCAAAGCGATGTCCAAAGTGCATGACATTGAAGCAATCCTCTGGTACGCCTACCGGCAAGGCTTGATTTTGCCCGCAATTGTGTCGCACCTTCTAAACGATGGCAAAGCCGTTGACAGCAAGCTGCGCGACTTGGAAGGTAAACAAGCGATTCGCCAATGGAATCGAGAAATCCAAAGCCGCTACAGCTACGGATTGATCGACACTGCTGGTTGCAATCGACTTGGCGTCCAGGCATCGAAAGCAACGCAACTTACGCCAACTCGTTTAGACCAACGCATCGGCCTGGCCTGGTTCTGTGCAATGGAGGCGTATCACCGGCAAGTGCTGCTTGCATCCGAGCTAAGAAGTTGCTTTGGAACTTCAGCGAACAACAAACATCGACACGTTCTCTCAAACGAGTTTGGATGCCCGGTCGTGCTTCGTGTGTATCACGCCGGTAGCACTCAACGTGCCGCTCGTGATCACGTGACATCGTTTTTGAGCGAGCATCGAAGAAAGGACGGCATTGCAACGGAACTCGATAATGGGCGCTACGGACTCGCCGTGCTTGGGTCGAACAAGGTGCGAGTGGCCGAGCTTCGCGAGGAATTCGAACAAGTCGGTTTTAGCGGTCAGCTACGCATCGTGGTTGGGCTGGGACCAACCGCCGAGACTTATTCGGACGCACTCGCAGAGTCACGGGTGGGGGCAACACGGATGGGGGCCGGAAATGGGGCCTGCCAGACCGCCGTAAACGCCATGCCTGCCAACGAGTTACGTAGCGTCTCGGAGGTCGGGTGAGATGGTGACCGACCCACGAACAGAAATCGCCAGATTGCTGTGCCGCCAGGTTCGCGTGCTATCTGTCGATCAGATTGCTCGGGAGTACTTTTGCGAGTGTCTTGATTCAAAAACGCAAGCGCTCGAAGCAGTACGAAGGCTTGAATCTCTCGGCTACGTAAGCTCTCGGAAGATATCCGTTAGGCAGCTCGGTCTACACCAAGCCCCACTTTTCCAGTGGAGTCCAGGGCAAAGCGAAATGCCAGACTTCGCAAAAATTGCAGCTGCGAATAGAAAACGGTGGCGAGGAGACCTAGCTTGCACTTCCGTGATCTCTGCGACACCCAAGGCTCACAAACGCTTTGGAGGAACTCCAAGACGTGTTCGATTGCAAGAAGTCGAGCATGACTTGCGAGTTGCAGACCTTTGGTTCTCACTTTCGGCTGTGCAGCAACTCGACTGGAAGACCGAAGATTCCTTGGCAAAGAATGCCTTCGGAAACCGACGGCCTGATGCCGTTTTGGAGCAAGGCATAACCAAGGTCATCGAGGTCGCAGGACGATCTTATTCATCCACCAAACTTGAAGCGATTTTCAACCACTTTAACCATCTGCCATTGGAGTTTGCGTAATGAAGACTTTCGAAATAACGGGCTCGTATGTTGCTGAGCCATTAATGCTGACGTGGGCTGAGGACTCGACTAAGTACAAGGTCGGAACGATGCTCCTTTTGTGTGCCGACGGCGGCGTGCGTATCGGTGACAGACACTTTGCGATCGATAGACCCATTGAGGTCAATATCGAGAGAACCGACTTTCGCTTTACTCGCAAGACGGACTCAAGGGTCCTGTCTTTTGAAAACGGTGTGAACAAACGTT
Proteins encoded in this window:
- a CDS encoding type I restriction endonuclease subunit R, which encodes MKFTEAQLEAAIVELLGEVGYPHVIGVAISRPPDEVLIKDDLRAFLAARYASDNITPGEIESIIQKLTSYAAADLYESNKAIMKMVADGFLLKREDRKQKDLYVQLIDYGRLSVGAENDQNIFKLVNQLEIFGSEKRIPDGILYINGLPLVVFEFKSAISENATIHDAFKQLTVRYHRDIPELFKYNAFCVISDGVNNKAGSFFAPYEFFYSWRKTDGGDLVEVDGINSLHSMIQGMFHTNRLLDVIRNFIYLPDTSRREEKILCRYPQYYAANKLFQNILQHMRTEANGERGDGKGGTYFGATGCGKSYTMLFLTRLLMKSVALSSPTIVVITDRTDLDDQLSAQFTNAKSFIGDQLVVSVESRSDLRDHLKGRSSGGVFLTTIHKFTEDVELLTDRSNVICISDEAHRSQVNLDQKVTTTDEGVKRTYGFAKYLHDSLPNATYVGFTGTPIDATLDVFGPVIDSYTMTESVIDEITVPIVYEGRAARVLLDNSKLKEIEEYYAQCADDGATTYAIDASKKANLQMNSILGDPDRLKSLAADFVEHYEARIEERATVAGKAMFVSSNRQIAYEFYKEVIALRPEWAKVKVCADGVELSEKEKKEVLPMPQIHLVMTRGKDDEKALYEMLGTKEYRKKLDGEFKNRKSNFKIAIVVDMWLTGFDVPELDTLYIDKPVKRHNLIQTISRVNRTFEKKEKGLVVDYIGIKKQMNLALAHYSKGDQDNFEDVAASVVVVKDHLDLLKAVFHKFNSKPYFSGQPMEQLHCLNMAAEFVQVTEALEQRFMNLTKRMKAAYDICVGSDGFTQSERDHVHFYFAIRSIVFKLTKGDAPDTAQMNAKVQQMLADALASDGVEEVFKMGQGDTSEVDLFDPDYLAKIDKIKLPNTKIKLLQQLLTKAIDSFKKVNKIQGVEFSKQFAALVEKYNDRSEHDVLQSTVLEDFTDEIIDLYHAMRKERDSFEELGIDFEEKAFYDILKALTVKYDFEYPEDKLLALATKVKVIVDDKARYTDWSQRDDIKAELKVDLIILLAENGYPPIDRDEVYKEIFEQAENFKKYQG
- a CDS encoding ATP-dependent nuclease produces the protein MAKRIENFRVERQRGVRLAFCDSVPSLMVVAGPNGAGKSTLLDAIRKQANPKPLYVGPHRVSRRQNVQMRYMYPSNEVSSMEELFSLDNLVQYEGITIQATARTPWDQDESTSFVKYGLCKIEVERADALKELYDLKGEIPPGLQDPWKPFHDLLKFLLPHLKFQGVDSKIKTNIRCNFLAHGLDTLVDLDELSSGEKSVVQLFYPLIEHQIKALLEQYARGETATAAAVSRNPWCILIDEPELHLHPALQVKVLDYLRTLSLLSDSQVILTTQSTAIIENATFEELYLLRPAEHTSETENQLTQLATDEERLQTIRDLFGSPVNLTSMQPVVVVEGVGLDGDTKVVSDKQLYRNLDSRFDRVTVVPGGSKGQVMELRQRIETMLGEFSVAIPVMALVDRDTGSGTTKANCYSLPVSMIENFLVDPHVIYTAIESVRHKTDLSTIAQVEAVIDKILDDQFEEEIERTVIQQVGYRKFQPQRPATELVTQIQEFCQQLVAKVTPEQVKSWIEEAQQNVHAIKIENRRREQFSGKRVLKALHSKALHSTGISKEVFLFYAAREAGKRQSVKVFFDEFFLRLFPDDADS
- a CDS encoding tyrosine-type recombinase/integrase, translated to MAMELTVLGSRELQATELPSLIAAAGRPAATAFRDFFYGELANNHTQRAYGHAVGQFLEWADLQGLELAQIRPGDVGVYLRQHAGAPSTKKQHRSAIKRFFDLLVERHVCLINPAASAKTEKHRIKQGVTPEIAKNEVRQLLATLTGTKLSQVRDRAAIGILVYTACRVGAVANLRRGDFQGQPGKMSLRFHEKGGNHQGVEVRHDLEAWINEYIERASLKTAHRDAPLFRPLVRREERLQATAMEANDVGRMVKRKLRQTGIRTELSAHSFRVATITDLIAQGVPVEDVQELAGHADARTTKLYDRTNRKATRNLVERISF
- a CDS encoding abortive infection family protein, producing the protein MRNGDKLSERAINAIELVVSGNPTATGDVLAPYRSGPKLIDFFVDFGCNDSYGAGFPSRHVYAKDSLRSLDKDTQWKAVEAAVDPAHFLEFDGGVEPAVEYINKYLAFDGLRLVLSRNRYRMARADDSLVEVEDITLAVDPLAQEFVEEQLYKCRVKIRDEDYDGAITNARSLLEAVLSEIQVRLIAEPQKADGDLGKLFKRVQKALNLEPSRPDVADSLRQVLSGLSSIVNGIAPIRNRMSDAHARSFKPTRHHAKLAVNASHTAVDFLVETYSYQVTNGAVHPLS